From the genome of Nicotiana sylvestris chromosome 1, ASM39365v2, whole genome shotgun sequence:
CTGGAGAAGAGATTGGAGTGCTTACTATGCCAAACAAGATTGAGTATGAAGATGAACAAGGTGCACAATCATCAGAGGTTCCAAATGCTGATTCTCCAACATTGGAACCCAAACATACAAATTGTCAAGAGGACAAGGAATCTGTGGCTATGAAGCTCAGGAAGTTAGAAAAGGGAATTGAGCAGGTAAAATTATTAACTACAATATATTTACATATTtgctacaatttatctacattgcataacattgtagttaaattgtagtatAACTGTAGCAATTTATAGACAATTGTATAAGCAATACTGCCTCGTACATAATTAAACTAAATTGTAATTTATTTGAATTAAATTACCAACTAACTATATTTTTAACTTTTAGGTTGATGGAAAGTTAGCGGATTTTAGGAAGGATGTATTTGAGGAACTCCATGACCTTCGAGTGTTTATAGATGATTCTATAAAAAGTGTTTTGAATTTGATAGACTGGAGATATGATGTGGATGAGGCAAAGGTAAGAGTTGAGATATATTTATATACCAAAATAAATTAtgacattttaaaaaatataatcaaaCTAACATAAAATCTTTAGTTTGCTGGTAGTTCAACCAAAAATAATGACCAAAAACAAGGAGTGAACCACCAGCAATTTCCGTTCAATATTGGTGATCAAGTGCATGCAAGCAAAAGCAACACAGGTATCTACAaaatacatacaaatatataCACTTATTATAAAACTTTATAGAACTGAGTTTTATTATtcacaatttatctacaacttccTACATGTATCTACAACTTTCAAGGCAGCATTATCTAGTATTTTttacctattttttttttattataaattgaAGCTGCAGTTTGTCCAGAACATGTTCCAGTACATGTTGACTTATATGGAGAATTTCAAGAAGCGGCTGAGGTAGAACAAGCAAGTATAATATCATACTGTCATTTAGAATAAATAATTGTTCTTTATACAATTTTACATTCCTGTTAAGTAAGTATTATTTTATGTAACAGATATTGAAGATATCAATGCACAATCCCCAATTCACGGAGTGATTGTAGTAGCTCAGACAGAACAAGTCATTGAGAAACAGCTAAATGAAGGTGAAGATGTACATCATGTGGATGAAGTTGTTTCTGAAGGTTCAGGCATTGATAAGAAGGGTGTGACATTGGATGACTTTGAGTTGCCAGACAACTTAACACAATTGGTTAAGTATGGCGAGCCCATACCAGATGAAGCAACCCCTATTCATCCGGGGAGAACCAGGCAACCGGGGAAACATGCATAGATCACCTTTCATACCGCTATATAGTTCTGGAGACAACAACTCTATTGGACCTAAATTTTTCTACCTCAAACATCCATTCACAACTCTTATAGGTGAAAATGTAGATTCTGATCTTTTAGATAAGTTCAACAAGTGGTTATACCACCGTACTGACAAAGTATCTAAGACTAAGAGGTATGAATGCTTAATTTGACACTTTCATTTCAGCATTTTAAAGTTTAAATATGTAATTCATTCTGTGATTTTTTTGATTGGGCATTTATTTGTTGTTACAGGAGGAAGACTCCCTTTTCCATAAAGGATAACCAAATCAATCCTTGGTTAGACCTTGGAGTTGAAAAGGTGGATAAGAAGGACTGGTTTTATTTTCTTGCTCACCCTGGGGGAGTCCTCAATGACTCGGTAAGTATCAAAGAATAAATTCACAAGATATATTTTCACTTCTGTTTTGTAGTTATATTGTAGATATGAAATATATATGACCATGCCCTTTATTATAAATTGTAGATATAATGTAGACATTTCTTATAAATGCTGCTCTTATTAATTATAGTGTGATTGTATTTAGGTTGGaccttatgtatcatatttgaTGATGAATTGTATGTAAAAattgtatattttttaatttGGACAGAATTGGTATATCTATATTTCATGGTTGTAGTTAATTTGTAGTAAAAATGTAGAGCCAGATGAAGACTTATAATATTAACTTTAGTTTGCATGTAGATATTATTGAGGCCTTTTGTGGTAGTTGTTGTTTCATGTGTTGCTGTGTATAGCAGTTAAAGTGTAGCTATTTGTTAGATTATTTGAATTCTGACTTTGTATTTTAAAGTGTAGCTGCTTTGTTGATAATTGTAGTTACATTATAGCTAACAAtagatttcattttattttgcagCACATTGATGTTATTATGTATTACCTGAGAAAAAGAGGCAAATATGGCCCCAACACCAAGAACACTAGGTTTACAACAGCCGATTGCTTGTTCAAGTAAAAGATTGTACAAATCTATGAGAAGTTCATAAGTTCTCCGCTAGAAAAAAAGTATTCGGTTATTAAACCCGATGATGATGTTGCAGAATATATTCTTGGGTATAGACTCCTTGCTAATGTTGCCTGGGATGATGTTGACTATGTCATCATGCTCGTGAACATTGTAGAGAATTTCCATTGGTTGTTGATCGTTTTCGACATAGCGGACATGCAACTTTATGTGTATGATTCCATGGTGTCTTCACACCATCATAATGTTGTTGAATCATGTGTTGATAAGTTTTTAATCATTATCCCTCTGTATTTGTCTTGCACTAGTTTCTACTGGAAGCGTAAAGATATTGACTTCAAGACCAGAAAGGCATACATTGAGAAACCAGTTACAGACCCTCTCAACATACAGTGGATGGTTGCAGAGATTCCACAACAAAAGGAAGGATCACTGTAAAAAAACCATTCTCTCTTTCTGGatgtttaattatatttttttaataatcatttgttaattaattaattttttttgtcttatgcagcgattgtggtgtatttgtggCTGCTTTTGCAGAGTATGTTTGCATTGGAGATTTGTCAATCCCTTCAGAAGACCTTTCAGATATCGACCAACACCGTAGATGCTATGGAGCTCTCCTATGGGACTATGCTacaaagaagcaagaagatgTGTCAATCAGTGAAAGTGAGGTTACAGGTAGGCTAGCAAGGAGGAAGGGTGCTCCTGCTTTGAATGAGAAGACTAGAGTCCAAAGAAAGAAGAAATAGTGTCCTGTTTTCCTAGTTTAGTTGATGCCAATTTGTAGTTGAAGGAGAATACACTACTTTATGAACAATTTTTTTTATTGCAGCATACCTTTTTGTTTTGTAATTTTATCTTTCATCTTAGAATACAATTTGCCTACAAATAATCTTCACAATATCTACATTTTGGCAACACTCAATGTAGTAATTGTATATAATTTTGTAGTTGTATATGTTCATAATTTTTATGAAATACCTCCAAGTTCTAGGTAATATCTGTATATAACTGTCAGTTGAAGTTAAATTACACAACAAACAGAATAAATAATTACTCAAATCATAGAAATATATTATccacaatttatctacaaattatctacaaattaTTACCAagactacaatttaactacagtTAACCTATATTTTACCTACAATCTGGAAACACTTTACATTAAAGTTACTTTTTTTAATATCAGTTGTATTGTAgataataaatatttaaatttaattACACTCTATCAAAGACAAATTTAGATGCCTGATCTTTAAAAACAAATGTAGCACATTAAACAAACATAAACAAATTGTAGTCTACTTCATAATGATCTTTAAAAACTTAAACGATTACATAAAAAATCTGCTAACTTTAACTCACTAACAGTTATTTTGAATAACTATTCTAACTACATGATATTCATTTCTTCTTGAGCGCGTTcttgcaagatcttttgttatACCCTTCACCTCCACAATTTCCACACGACACCTTGTACTTCTTTGACTTTATTTCATCATAGGTTTTATATCTTTCCTTTTGAGGTCTCCCTGGCTGTCTTTTATCTCCCGTTGGTGGTTTTACTACCTCATCCAAAATATGTTGTGGCACATTCCATTTGCTTTCATCAGGAAGAGGATTTACTGACATTTCATACGTACGCAGAAGGCTCTCCCTTGTGTAATACGGAGAGCAATAGTTTTCATATGTTTCATTCCTGTGCCTTAATGCTGCCAAAGCATGCGCACATGGAAGTTCTTCAAGTTGGAATTGGCCACAACTACATTTCTTGTTTTCTAGACACACAATGTTCCGCTTCACACTATCTAGCACAATATGTATATGATCTGTTGAATCCCTCACCTACAATTGCAGAACAAACACAAAAAATATTATCTCAATCATAAAAATTTATTATCTACAACTTATATACAAATCATCTACAAATATTCTACACCTTATCTATAATATACAATTatctacaatttatatacaatctgAAAACACTGCATATTAAGTAATTCATTTTTTCTGCACCAAATAAACAGATCTTACCCTAAGCTTCTCAGATAATGTTCTGTTGTCATCTAATTCTTTGTTGAATTTGGCCCCAAGAAATGTGAAAGTACCCTTCGCCTTCAATAACTTCTCATTGGTCCAACGTTCTAGCAGTGTCCGCATATACTCTAAAAGGTCAAATATCGGCAGCTCTCTTGCATCTTTTGTTACTGCGTTCAACGACTCTACAATATTTGATGTCATTGTCCACGTTCTATTCAATGTTGCATGTACTCTTGACCATCTATGATAACCAATATCATATAGGTAAGATTTCACACGCGGGTCTACCTCTTCAATCTTCgacatcc
Proteins encoded in this window:
- the LOC104236421 gene encoding protein FAR1-RELATED SEQUENCE 5-like; the protein is MDETFIQRKHTAAVVGSMVIPKHCDPKTVYTPKDIQTDMLSEHGVNLSYMQDWRAKEKALQFLRGNLADSYSNLPKYFYILEETYPGSVVKLKKTADECFLYAFVALCTSISGWQHCRPVVVVDGTFLKSAYRGIILTASTMDAARTILPLAYVVFDSENDASWKWFFEQFKQAYGERPSMCVVSDRNESILNATSIVYPGILHYSCMWHIWTNIRSKFKKGHLQLHELYFATARSYTLDEFNERMSKIEEVDPRVKSYLYDIGYHRWSRVHATLNRTWTMTSNIVESLNAVTKDARELPIFDLLEYMRTLLERWTNEKLLKAKGTFTFLGAKFNKELDDNRTLSEKLRVRDSTDHIHIVLDSVKRNIVCLENKKCSCGQFQLEELPCAHALAALRHRNETYENYCSPYYTRESLLRTYEMSVNPLPDESKWNVPQHILDEVVKPPTGDKRQPGRPQKERYKTYDEIKSKKYKVSCGNCGGEGYNKRSCKNALKKK